From the Rhizobium sp. SL42 genome, the window CCGGGGCGCACCACATGTTGCGCCTGCTGCCGCTGTCTCTGCCGGACCGCCAGCGCCTGATCGCCGGCGCCGTGACCATCAGCCCGGAACCGGATGAATTGATGAATTTCGTCGATTTCTTCCGTCACCCGGCAAGCCATGCCATCCTGCGCGCACCGCATGAGAAACTGGATATCCGCATGCACGCCCGCGTCATGGTCCAGCCGCAGCCGATCGCTGCCGATTTTTCGCCGATCCTCGACCGGCTGCCGCAGGAAATCGCCGAGACCTGGACGCTGGACGCTGAATCGCCACATCATTTCATCGGCACGAGCCCGCGCCTGCCCCGCGACAAGGATATCGCCGCCTATGCGCGCGAGGAGTTGAAACCGAGCATGACAGTGCGCCAGGTGGGCGAAAAACTCTGTTCGCGTATCTATCACGACTTCAAGTATGACGCGGAAGCCACGACGGTAGACACCTCACCCGCGGAAGCCTTCAGCAAGAAGCATGGAGTTTGCCAGGACTTCACCCATGTGATGATCACAGCGCTGCGCAGCCTCGGCATTCCCGCAGGCTATGTCAGCGGCTTCCTGCGCACGATCCCGCCACCCGGCAAGGAACGCCTCGAAGGCGCCGATGCCATGCATGCCTGGGTTCGCGTCTGGTGCGGCAAGACCACCGGCTGGGTGGAACTGGACCCGACCAACAACATTCCGGCCGGCACCGATCACATCGTCGTCGGCTATGGGCGGGATTACTCGGACGTCGCGCCGGTCATCGGCGTTCTGAAAACCTATGGCAACCACAAGACCGATCAGGCAGTCGACGTCATCCCGGTGAAGCAATAAGAAACGCAATTGCGAACAATTTTACCGGTCGTTTTAGCCGGAACACAACATTTCACCCGCTATAACCCATCCAACCGACTGCCTTTGGATGGACATGATGACTAAAACCAACAGACAGCACACGCTTTTTTCGCGGTTGCTCGGCGACCGTGGTGGCAATTTCGGCATGATGACCGCCATCATCCTGCCCGTGGCACTTGCGACAGCAGGCGTTGCACTTGACCTGAACAGAATGGTCCAGGTCAAGGCCGCACTCCAGGATTCAGCCGACGCCGCAACGCTGGCCGCCGCTTCGGCGCTGGCCGCTG encodes:
- a CDS encoding transglutaminase family protein — translated: MLYDVSLHLAYHYEAQASGAHHMLRLLPLSLPDRQRLIAGAVTISPEPDELMNFVDFFRHPASHAILRAPHEKLDIRMHARVMVQPQPIAADFSPILDRLPQEIAETWTLDAESPHHFIGTSPRLPRDKDIAAYAREELKPSMTVRQVGEKLCSRIYHDFKYDAEATTVDTSPAEAFSKKHGVCQDFTHVMITALRSLGIPAGYVSGFLRTIPPPGKERLEGADAMHAWVRVWCGKTTGWVELDPTNNIPAGTDHIVVGYGRDYSDVAPVIGVLKTYGNHKTDQAVDVIPVKQ